The Gemmatimonadota bacterium genome has a segment encoding these proteins:
- a CDS encoding Gfo/Idh/MocA family oxidoreductase, which produces MDHLTYKKPRICILGCGNIGALHAKNLQWRAMLYFCSRSRVSAYKFNLKFKGEGIFDDLNALLESDVDAVVIASPPEHHKDQVIALLEASKAVLVEKPMCISPEEIVEIETALERVETPLLMIAENYYYKPSLSYIKHMVAQGDIGEMRSVSVKKLTTQQAQGWKSAHGALLEGGIHFIALISDLFDAVPEQVEAIFPGNSGSTPERESVVRMVYPTGAIAELHYSWQTPSLTKGVFQHSYIEGSHGRIVFESNGIYIRKPQKGFRILWPGLKDLMGYRAMTADFLSCLQNRSRQPYSDFARAKRDLKIVFDAYACSG; this is translated from the coding sequence ATGGATCATCTAACGTATAAAAAGCCTCGTATCTGCATCCTGGGGTGTGGGAATATCGGCGCGCTTCATGCGAAAAATTTGCAATGGCGGGCGATGTTGTATTTTTGCAGTAGGTCTCGGGTAAGCGCGTACAAGTTCAATCTCAAATTTAAGGGCGAGGGCATCTTTGACGACCTGAACGCCCTATTGGAAAGCGATGTGGATGCCGTAGTAATCGCTTCCCCGCCAGAGCATCACAAAGACCAGGTAATCGCACTATTAGAAGCCAGTAAGGCTGTACTCGTCGAAAAACCGATGTGCATCTCGCCAGAGGAAATTGTCGAGATCGAGACCGCGCTGGAACGGGTCGAGACCCCTCTATTGATGATCGCCGAGAATTATTATTACAAACCCTCGCTATCGTACATCAAGCACATGGTCGCCCAGGGCGATATTGGCGAAATGCGTTCGGTCTCAGTAAAAAAGCTCACAACGCAGCAGGCGCAGGGTTGGAAAAGTGCTCATGGTGCTCTGCTGGAAGGCGGCATTCATTTTATCGCCCTGATTTCAGATCTATTCGATGCGGTGCCCGAACAGGTCGAAGCAATATTTCCAGGCAATTCCGGCAGTACGCCAGAGCGCGAATCTGTCGTGAGAATGGTCTATCCCACTGGCGCAATTGCCGAATTGCATTACTCGTGGCAAACACCCAGTTTGACAAAAGGTGTCTTTCAGCATTCTTATATCGAAGGGTCACACGGACGCATTGTTTTTGAAAGCAACGGCATTTATATTCGCAAACCTCAGAAAGGCTTTCGGATTCTTTGGCCGGGGCTGAAAGATTTGATGGGCTATCGCGCGATGACGGCTGATTTTTTGTCCTGTCTTCAAAACCGTTCGCGTCAGCCGTATTCGGATTTTGCACGCGCAAAACGCGATTTAAAAATTGTATTTGATGCGTATGCGTGCAGTGGCTAA
- a CDS encoding TonB-dependent receptor, which yields MRVKHIIWQIIAIVFITPVFAENIEESPDEPKIYEFEEIVVTGSRIKSAESLSPAPVVVLSSDEIKARGLTSIGDVLQTLTVQSNATNTQSNNGGDGSTRISLRGLGSNRTLVLVNGRRFVPGGTGANSSVDLNSIPASVIERVEVLKDGASAIYGSDAIGGVVNIITRSDMEGVEIDYYEGISGTGDGEVRDLSITAGLQSEKGHILFSAGYHNRKPVWTGDRSFSVSDKNYDWGKNDGTYNKNGSSATPEGHIIDRLGTEGNEAWQAVVAAAGEDAGDYHRDPNTGWRPFNWAGISSDGSGDTYNYQPENYLYTPQTRYNSFLSGAYEFTKNAKTFFEVSYTNRQSDQKLAPTPLFTISDGIVVSATNRYNEFGRDFIDVRRRFLEAGNRNYLQDIDTYRIVLGLDHQFMGFDADLSFSYGRSEGTSVNEGRFIISNLVRALGPDEDCTGDCVQLDILHGAGTITQEMLDYIQYTGIARGYSQQQILQWNLTGEIAQLPAGPLVIAAGLSSRWEAGAYLPDPITASGNTTGSDEAPTDGAYSVKALYAEAHLPLYKAGEVGLDLIAAGRTFHYDSFGYGSTYKAGTRLELPQGLAFRATYSNAFRAPSIAEMFLGNSDGFPLVSDPCSTVDEAGNARTLTAQQMRNCAAQGIPSDFEDSRAQLRAQFSGSTDLDPEKATMLTAGLVYQPGFLDGFDITVDYYTTAITSEIGALPASLILSNCYSQDTPSNCDQVVRDPNTGLINYISSPNTNVGETETSGMDIGLHYATDSPLGIVSAQIESNLLVNYDQILPSANGPELVKGKGYYDLGVFPGWRHAASVGVEKHRSSIGLTWRYIGGFEECEDGDCKGKYRPDVTETPPSRKVSPNSIFSMHGSYQLGTSVLTIGINNILNRAPAVIYNGFLGTSDANTYDFLGRYLYMRLSHSL from the coding sequence ATGCGTGTAAAGCACATAATCTGGCAAATAATCGCCATCGTATTTATTACACCTGTATTCGCAGAAAATATTGAAGAATCGCCCGACGAGCCGAAAATCTACGAATTTGAAGAGATTGTCGTAACCGGTTCCCGCATCAAAAGTGCGGAAAGCCTTTCGCCTGCGCCAGTCGTCGTCCTATCCAGTGACGAAATCAAAGCGCGGGGATTGACTTCCATTGGCGATGTGCTACAAACACTCACAGTACAGTCCAATGCAACCAATACTCAGTCCAACAACGGCGGCGATGGCTCTACCAGAATTAGTCTGCGCGGACTCGGCTCTAATCGCACCCTGGTATTGGTCAACGGGCGTCGTTTCGTGCCGGGTGGAACAGGCGCAAATTCATCCGTTGATCTGAATTCTATTCCCGCTTCGGTCATCGAACGCGTCGAAGTACTCAAGGATGGAGCCTCAGCCATATATGGATCGGACGCCATTGGGGGGGTCGTCAATATCATCACCCGGTCGGATATGGAAGGGGTAGAGATAGATTATTATGAAGGGATTTCGGGCACAGGCGATGGCGAAGTCCGCGATCTCAGCATAACCGCCGGATTGCAAAGCGAAAAAGGCCACATATTATTTTCGGCAGGTTACCACAACCGAAAGCCCGTCTGGACTGGCGACCGCAGTTTCAGCGTATCGGACAAAAACTACGACTGGGGAAAAAACGACGGCACCTATAACAAAAATGGCAGTTCGGCCACCCCGGAAGGCCACATCATCGACCGCCTGGGTACTGAGGGCAACGAAGCCTGGCAGGCAGTCGTTGCGGCGGCTGGCGAGGACGCCGGTGATTACCACCGCGATCCAAATACAGGCTGGCGCCCCTTCAATTGGGCGGGAATCTCCTCGGATGGGAGCGGTGATACGTACAATTATCAACCGGAGAATTACCTCTACACCCCACAAACGCGCTACAACTCCTTTCTCAGCGGCGCTTACGAGTTCACAAAAAATGCGAAAACCTTCTTCGAAGTATCGTACACCAATCGACAATCCGACCAGAAGCTGGCCCCAACGCCCTTGTTCACCATCAGCGACGGCATCGTAGTATCTGCCACCAACCGTTACAACGAATTTGGCCGCGATTTTATCGATGTCCGGCGACGTTTTCTCGAAGCAGGCAATCGCAACTATCTCCAGGATATCGATACCTATCGCATCGTTTTGGGTTTGGACCATCAGTTTATGGGCTTTGACGCTGATCTGTCCTTTTCCTATGGACGCAGCGAGGGCACCAGCGTCAACGAGGGCCGATTTATAATCAGCAATCTCGTACGGGCACTGGGACCTGACGAGGATTGCACCGGCGACTGCGTGCAACTGGATATACTCCACGGTGCTGGCACAATCACCCAGGAAATGTTAGATTACATCCAATATACCGGTATCGCCAGAGGCTACTCTCAACAGCAAATCCTACAGTGGAACCTGACCGGTGAGATCGCACAACTCCCGGCCGGTCCACTGGTCATAGCCGCAGGCCTATCTTCACGCTGGGAAGCGGGGGCCTATCTTCCCGACCCCATAACCGCATCGGGAAATACTACCGGCAGTGACGAGGCTCCCACCGATGGTGCGTACTCGGTCAAGGCTTTGTATGCCGAAGCCCATTTACCTCTCTACAAAGCGGGAGAAGTCGGCCTCGATTTAATAGCCGCAGGGCGCACTTTCCACTACGATTCGTTCGGCTACGGCTCTACTTATAAAGCGGGTACTCGCCTCGAATTGCCTCAAGGGCTGGCATTTCGTGCCACATACTCCAATGCTTTTCGCGCCCCCAGCATCGCCGAAATGTTCCTCGGCAACAGCGATGGCTTCCCGCTGGTCAGCGATCCCTGTAGTACAGTCGATGAAGCGGGCAATGCCCGGACGTTGACGGCTCAGCAAATGCGAAATTGCGCGGCTCAGGGCATCCCATCTGACTTTGAGGATTCACGGGCACAACTGCGAGCCCAGTTCAGTGGCAGCACGGATCTGGATCCAGAAAAGGCCACAATGCTCACAGCAGGTCTGGTCTATCAGCCGGGCTTTCTGGATGGATTCGATATAACCGTGGATTACTATACCACCGCGATCACGAGTGAGATCGGCGCGTTACCCGCCAGCCTCATCTTGAGTAACTGCTACTCGCAGGACACGCCATCCAACTGTGATCAAGTCGTGCGCGATCCAAACACCGGGCTGATTAATTACATCTCATCGCCCAACACCAACGTTGGCGAAACCGAAACCAGCGGCATGGATATCGGACTCCATTACGCTACTGACTCACCCCTGGGCATTGTCTCGGCGCAAATCGAGAGCAACCTGCTCGTAAATTACGATCAAATCTTGCCTTCCGCCAACGGTCCCGAATTAGTTAAAGGCAAGGGCTACTACGACCTGGGCGTGTTCCCAGGCTGGCGTCACGCCGCTTCAGTTGGCGTAGAGAAGCACCGTTCTTCCATTGGGCTGACATGGCGATACATCGGCGGATTCGAGGAATGCGAGGATGGTGACTGCAAGGGCAAGTACCGGCCGGATGTGACAGAAACACCACCGAGTCGCAAAGTCAGTCCCAATAGTATCTTTAGTATGCATGGGTCATATCAACTGGGGACCTCCGTACTCACAATCGGAATAAACAACATCCTCAATCGGGCACCAGCAGTGATATACAATGGTTTCCTCGGCACTTCCGATGCCAATACCTACGACTTCCTGGGCAGGTATTTATACATGCGCCTCTCCCATAGTCTGTAG
- a CDS encoding DEAD/DEAH box helicase has translation MMNFDQFIAHVRRDYGYVGQVAHIETIPAQEATFVADDCALHPAISDALKQQDIDRLYTHQADALAALRRQEDVVVVTATASGKTLCYQIPTLEALLSDPQATALYLFPTKALAQDQARGLARFGELNEKLKFSLGTYDGDTPSNQRKTLREEGRVILSNPDMLHQGVLPNHPRWARFFQNLRYVVLDEIHTYRGVFGSHVANVLRRLMRICAHYGTPPQFVCCSATIANPKEHAEALTGQPMCLIDRDGSPRGKRHFAFWNPPFLEGTTSDRRSSNTEARWLLGKLIHNRVQTIAFVRARTSAEVIYRYVQEDLSLVSQRLAGAVRAYRGGYLPAERREIERQLFEGELLGVVSTNALELGIDIGELDAALIVGYPGSISSMWQQAGRAGRQSEESLVVFVAHNAPIDQFLMRDPAYFFGQSPEHATIDPNNPHLVVGHLRCALRELPVRGGEGEVMGEFTGALLEILSDEGMARQLNGQWFYSQSGYPAAEVGLRNISDLTYTIIDETEGDPLVIGSLDETSAFFQIHTHAVYLHNGQTYFVDQLDTERKIARVSQKALDYYTQAVDETSIVVNDTEISGTWRVSDVYFGDVSVSSIVTMFKKVKFEDRDSIGWENLDLPERKLDTAACWVVPPQEGLNQCRRHDRVPSEGLKGIANVTGEVLPLFAMCDVMDIGTTVDSSNTGRPTAFVYDRHPGGIGFSEKAYEMIEDVITACWMVVSECECEAGCPSCVGAPLPPGDDGNTRGTIPDKEAALVLLHAMLEKEPYIPKHPRLEIPIAGDVATHSDEKIPVRPLSANVEAKIRKKVKEFKR, from the coding sequence ATGATGAATTTTGATCAATTTATCGCTCATGTTCGCCGCGACTATGGGTATGTCGGTCAGGTAGCCCATATAGAAACCATACCCGCGCAAGAAGCTACATTCGTCGCTGATGACTGCGCGCTGCATCCCGCAATCTCCGACGCCTTGAAACAGCAAGACATTGATCGGCTCTATACGCATCAGGCCGATGCGCTGGCCGCACTAAGGCGTCAGGAAGACGTAGTAGTCGTAACGGCAACGGCGAGTGGAAAAACCCTGTGTTATCAAATACCCACACTGGAAGCACTGTTATCCGACCCACAGGCAACCGCGCTCTATCTCTTCCCGACCAAAGCCCTGGCACAGGATCAGGCGCGAGGACTGGCGCGGTTTGGCGAATTAAACGAAAAATTGAAATTTTCTCTGGGTACTTACGATGGGGATACGCCGTCCAACCAGCGCAAAACACTGCGCGAAGAGGGACGGGTGATCTTGAGCAATCCCGATATGTTGCATCAGGGCGTATTGCCCAACCACCCGCGCTGGGCGCGTTTTTTTCAGAATTTGCGCTATGTGGTACTCGACGAAATACACACTTACCGGGGCGTCTTTGGCTCGCATGTAGCCAATGTATTGCGCCGCCTGATGCGAATTTGCGCGCACTATGGCACGCCCCCGCAATTCGTGTGTTGCTCGGCGACCATAGCAAATCCCAAAGAACACGCCGAAGCACTGACCGGACAGCCGATGTGCCTGATTGACCGGGATGGCTCCCCGAGAGGCAAACGCCATTTTGCGTTCTGGAACCCGCCTTTTCTGGAAGGCACCACGAGTGATCGACGCAGTTCAAATACCGAAGCGCGTTGGTTACTCGGCAAACTCATCCACAACAGGGTGCAGACCATTGCCTTTGTTAGAGCACGCACATCCGCAGAAGTGATCTATCGCTATGTGCAAGAGGATCTATCACTGGTAAGCCAGCGGTTAGCAGGCGCAGTTCGGGCTTATCGCGGCGGATATTTGCCCGCAGAACGGCGAGAAATTGAGCGACAATTATTTGAAGGTGAGCTACTCGGCGTGGTGAGTACCAACGCCCTGGAATTGGGCATTGATATTGGAGAGCTGGATGCCGCGTTAATTGTGGGATATCCGGGCAGTATTTCCAGCATGTGGCAGCAAGCTGGGCGTGCTGGACGGCAGTCCGAGGAATCCCTGGTGGTCTTTGTGGCACACAACGCCCCCATCGATCAATTTTTGATGCGCGATCCGGCTTACTTTTTCGGACAATCGCCCGAACACGCGACCATTGATCCCAACAATCCGCATCTCGTCGTGGGACATCTGCGATGTGCTTTGCGCGAATTGCCCGTGCGGGGCGGAGAAGGCGAAGTAATGGGAGAATTTACAGGTGCGCTGCTCGAGATCCTATCAGATGAAGGCATGGCGCGCCAGCTCAATGGACAGTGGTTTTACAGCCAATCGGGATATCCCGCAGCAGAAGTTGGGCTACGCAATATCAGCGATCTGACTTATACTATTATCGACGAGACAGAAGGCGACCCGCTGGTGATCGGTTCCCTGGATGAAACCAGCGCGTTTTTTCAGATACATACACACGCTGTATATTTGCACAATGGACAGACGTACTTTGTCGATCAACTTGACACAGAGCGCAAAATTGCGCGGGTAAGTCAAAAAGCACTGGATTATTATACCCAGGCAGTTGACGAGACGAGTATTGTCGTAAATGATACCGAAATATCGGGCACATGGCGCGTCAGTGACGTATATTTTGGCGACGTCTCAGTCTCGTCAATAGTAACGATGTTCAAAAAAGTAAAATTCGAAGATCGCGATAGCATTGGCTGGGAAAATCTCGATTTGCCCGAGCGCAAGCTCGATACAGCCGCCTGCTGGGTCGTACCGCCCCAGGAAGGGCTAAACCAGTGTCGCCGACACGACCGCGTGCCATCTGAAGGACTCAAAGGCATCGCCAATGTAACGGGAGAAGTGCTACCACTGTTTGCAATGTGCGATGTCATGGATATTGGCACCACAGTAGATAGCTCCAATACGGGGCGACCAACCGCATTTGTATATGACCGGCATCCGGGAGGCATTGGTTTTTCGGAAAAAGCTTATGAGATGATCGAAGATGTCATAACAGCCTGCTGGATGGTCGTGTCGGAATGCGAATGTGAAGCGGGGTGTCCGTCGTGTGTGGGCGCGCCATTGCCGCCTGGCGACGATGGCAATACGAGAGGAACGATTCCCGACAAAGAAGCCGCCCTCGTCTTGTTACATGCGATGTTGGAAAAAGAACCTTATATACCCAAACATCCGCGTCTTGAAAT